CCGCCTTTTTGAATCACACCTGCAATCTTGAATCCGCTCCAGCAAAGGATTTCCTTGAGGGCGCGGACAGTGCCCGCCGACTGCTTGAAAATCAGGTTAAATGGCCATTGGGTAGTGCATGTCGTCACAATGACAGCTTTCTTTCCTTTTAACAGTGGAATCGGGTAATCGCGTTCGCTGTGGTCCATCATGCCGTAAACCCAACGGTCGAAAAGCATTTTGAGTTGCCCGGTCATGTTGCCCCAGTAGCATGGCGAACCGACTACAAGAGCGTCGCATTCTTGCACCAGGCGCAGAATCCGTTTCGCATCGTCTTCCGGCATCACGCAATCGTGAGTGCTGCGACATTTCATGCAGCCGATACACGGGCGAAATTCCAGCTTGCAGACATCAATGATTGTTACTTCGGTGCCTTTTTCAAACAGGGTATCACCTATGATATTCAGCATCTGGCTGATGTTTCCGTCTTTGCGCGGACTCGCGTTCAAAATGACCACTTTTCTCATTGTGTCTCCATCCAAAAGAAACGTTCTTCTATAAAACTTTCCCCTGTTAAACACCCCAGAATCTAGAAAATGTCACTTAAAAGCAAAAAATCCCAGGCATTGCTGTCCGGGAGAATCTTTTTTGGGGATTTCGGGGCGACGCCCCGTCACTTCCTACTGTCTACTTCCTACTTGAAAAGATTCTTCATCTTCTCGAGGAAGCTTTCTTCCTGCGCGGTTTCCTTGTCGTGCCTGAGTTCCGCGAGTTTCTGGTAGAGTTCCTTCTCTTCGCGGCTCAAGTCCTTCGGGATTTCCACGCCGATGTTCACGTAGAGGCTTCCACGGTCGCCGCGCTTGTTCAGCGGGTACAGGCCCTGTTCGCGCAGGCGCAAGATGCTCCCGGCCTGAGTGCCGGCCGCAATCTTGATCTGCACTTCGCTACCGTCCAGCGTCGGGATTCGCTGCGTTCCGCCAAGCACCAGCTTGTGGACCGGCACCTTGGAATCTTGATGGAGATTTCTTCCGTTTCCTGCACACGACCTCGCCGCGGCAATGGCTACACGGATTCGCGATGACTTCGCCCATACCGTTACAGGTGGGGCAGGCGCTTTCGGAAACCATCTGGAAGAATCCGCCAGA
Above is a window of Fibrobacter sp. UWR3 DNA encoding:
- a CDS encoding flavodoxin family protein, with the translated sequence MRKVVILNASPRKDGNISQMLNIIGDTLFEKGTEVTIIDVCKLEFRPCIGCMKCRSTHDCVMPEDDAKRILRLVQECDALVVGSPCYWGNMTGQLKMLFDRWVYGMMDHSERDYPIPLLKGKKAVIVTTCTTQWPFNLIFKQSAGTVRALKEILCWSGFKIAGVIQKGGTHKSKGLTPKEIAKCKKIALSLGSH
- a CDS encoding DnaJ C-terminal domain-containing protein encodes the protein MPVHKLVLGGTQRIPTLDGSEVQIKIAAGTQAGSILRLREQGLYPLNKRGDRGSLYVNIGVEIPKDLSREEKELYQKLAELRHDKETAQEESFLEKMKNLFK
- a CDS encoding zinc finger domain-containing protein, which gives rise to MRRVSGGFFQMVSESACPTCNGMGEVIANPCSHCRGEVVCRKRKKSPSRFQGAGPQAGAWRNAANPDAGR